The Thermococcus sp. CX2 DNA segment CAGACGGTGTAGTAGGCAGCTAACTTGTCCGGGTCGTCGCCTTCAACCCACATGCGCTTCCTGATCAGCCTGATGTACCACCTGCTCAGGTCCTCGACGACAAAGTGGTATATCGCCCTCGTCGCCCTGCTGAGGTAGAAGCTCTCTATGCCGTTCTCGACCGCTCCGATTAGGCTGTTGACCCTGCTTAGTATCCACCTGTCCTCCTCGCGGAAGGGCAGCTCTTCGGGGTTGACTCTCGTCGGGTCGAAGTTATCCAGGCTCATGTAGGTGGCGCTCAAAACGTAGACGTTCCAGAGTATGTTGAGCATCCTCTTGACCTGAGCCAGGCCCTTCCAGCTGAACTTGAGGTTCTCCCAGGGGTTGGTGGCCCAGAGCATGTAGAACCTGAATGGGTCCCTTCCCTCCTTCTGGACGACCTCTTCTGGCCTTATGATGTTGCCGAGACTCTTGCTCATCTTGTCGCCCTTTTCATCGAGGACGTAGCCGTGCATGGCGACCTTCCTGTAGGGGACTGTGTCGAAGGCTATAACACTGGCCGCCTGCTGGGAGTAGAACCACTTGGTTACCTGGTCTTCACCCTCAACTATAAAGTCCGCCGGCCAGAGCTCCTTGAAGAGCTCCTCGTTCCTCGGGTAGTCGAGGGAAGCCCAGCTGGCTATTCCGCTGTCAAACCAGACGTCAACGACGTCCTTAACGCGGCGCATCTCCTTGCCGTTGACCTTTATGATGAATGCATCCACGTAGGGCCTGTGGAGGTCCTCCGGGCCGAGCTTCTCTTCGATGACCTTGAGCTTCTCTTCGTAGCTCTCCGGCAGCTCTATTCTCTCGCCGTTCACCTCTATGGCCACTGAGAGCTTGACAAGCTCCTCAAAGCTCCCAACGACGTGTATCTCCCCGTCCTCGCTCTGCCATATCGGCAGGGGTATTCCCCAGTAGCGCTGTCTGCTTATGACCCAATCTCCGGAGTTCATGACGCCGTTGTCGTACCTGACCTTCACCCAGTCGGGGTACCAGGTCACCTTCTCGTCGTTCTCCTTAATTATCTGATCCTTGACCTTGCTGACCTTGAGGAACCACTGGTCGGTGGCGCGGAATATAAGCGGCGTCTTACAGCGCCAGCAGTGCGGGTACTTGTGCTCTATCGTTCCGGCCTTGACGAGGTAGCCCTTCTCCTTGAGGTGCTCTATGATCTCAGGGTTGGCGTCTTTGACGTAGACTCCCTTCCACTTGCCCTCCACGTATCTGCCCTGGTCATCAACTGGTGAATACGCTGGAAGGCCGTACTTCCTTCCGACTTCGAAGTCTTCCTCACCGTGGCCTGGAGCGGTGTGGACAAGGCCAGTACCGTCCTCCAGGGTAACATGTTCTCCGAGGATCACGCGGTGGGCCCACTCGTACCTCTCGTTGAATTCTTTCTGAGTTGGGTACTCCTCCATGAGTATGTGCATGTAGCGGAGTCCCTCGAGGTCTTCACCCTTGAACTCCTCCACTACCTCGCCCTTGACGCCGACCTCGTTGAGAACCCTCTCAGCCAAGGCCTTGGCCACTATCCAGTACTCCTCGCCGTTCTCGGTCTCGACCCTGACCTTGACGTAGTCGTATTCTGGATGAACGGTGACGGCGAGGTTTGCCGGCAGGGTCCACGGCGTGGTTGTCCAGATGAGGAGGAACTCTTTTTCCTTCCCCTCAATCGGGAACTTGACGTATATGCTCGGGTCCTTCCTTATCTTGTACTCACCGCGAACCTCGTGCTCAGCCAGGGCCGTCTCACAGCGCGGGCACCAGTGCAGAACCCTCTTGTCCTTCTCGAGGAGGCCCTTCTCCCAGGCGCGCTTGAGCGTGAACCAGCCCGATTCTATGTACTCGTTCTTTATGGTCATGTAGGGGTTGTCCCAGTCCATCCATATGCCGAGCATCTTGAACTGCTCGGTCATGACCCTGAGGTTGTTGAGGGCGAACTCCTTACACTTCCTTATGAACTCGTCAACGCCTATCTCGGTCTCTATGTCCTTCTTGGTCTTCAGGCCGAGAGCCTGCTCGACCTTGACCTCTATCGGCAGGCCGTGCATGTCGAAGCCTGGCTGCCTGCGAACGTTGTAGCCCTGCATGGTCCTGAACCTTATCACCATGTCCTTGATTATCTTGTTCCAGGCCGTTCCGAGGTGTATGGCACCGCTGACGTAGGGCGGCCCGTCGAGGAAGTAGTACTTCGGTCCATTCGCCCTGCTGGCTTTAACCTTCTCGTAGACCTCGTTCTCCTTCCAAAAGCGCTCTATCTTCTCTTCCAGCTGAGCTGGAGAGTACTCCCTAAACTCTGGCTCCTTGATCATTTCAAAACCTCCCGATGGTCGTTGACAGGAAAGCTAAGACTAACTAACTCAGAATAGCGAGGGGCCTTACTCGAAACGAGCCAAGCGAAGGATAAAACACTCCCCCCTCATTGGCATCGGGGCAAAATTGGGAACTTTCCTTATAAGGTTTTTGGATGGGAGGCGCTGCGCGTCTCTCATTCCCCAAACGTTCCCTCCCGATTTTGGCTTGCTGGAGACTAGTGGAGAGAAGTGTGCCCTCCCCGACCGACCCCAGGTCACGTCTCCCAGGGGCGTGAGGGGGGAGGGCGCGGTGATGATTATCTCTCTAGAGAATTTAAACCTCACGGAGAACTGGGTGACGTGAAGAGCTCGGTGGGAATTAGGGGTCTCCCAGAGGCTTGTTTACTTGGCTTGTGGTCAAAAAGACAGGATTAGAAAATCGAAAGGGGCTTACTCCGTCTTCATCTGCCTCTCTTCCTCCGGCTCACCCTTTCTTCTGCTCTCATTCTTGATGACCTGGATGACGTAGTCTATGAACTTCCTGACCTCTTCGAGGTCTTCCTCGGGGATGTCCTGGATTTTCTTGTTCTTCGTCTTGTACGTGAGGAGCTTGAGGAGTGCGAGCCTGCCCAGTGCAGTCCTGGTGCTTATCTCACCCTCTTTCCAGTCTCGCCAGATGGCGTTGGCTATGCCGTAGAACTCGGGGATGCTGTCGAGGCCGGGATCTCCGACGTCGATGACTTCCTTTCCGAGGTACTTGTAGCGCTTCTCCTTCTCTTCCTTCGAGAACTCTCTGGCCTTTTCCTTAATGTACGCGTGGACCATCTTCATCACCTCCAGAAGAGTGTACTCTGAAAAATTTATTAACTTTTTGTTGGTAAATATCTCTCAGCTCTCTTTTCTGACCTCGTTCCATATGCCGGCCATGATCAGCGCCGCGCCGAGGTAGCCTTTGAGGCTGAGCACCTCCCGTATCGTGAGGAAAGCCGATATGTGGCCGAAAATGGGCTCTGCGGAGTAGATGAGGGCCGCCCTGTGGGCCTTGGTGTGGCGCTGGTGCTTGACCTGGAGGGTGAAGGCAATAACCGTGGCGAACACCGACGTGTAGAGAACCCCAAGCCACGGTATCGGGTCCTTTGGAACCATCAAAGGCTCGAAGGTGAGCGCGAAGGCCGAGGAGAAAACGAAGTTCCAGAATATCTGCCAGAAGGCCAGGCTCAGGTAATCTCGCTCCCCGAACTTTTGGACGAGGACTATCTGGAAGGCAAAGCTCAGCGCGCTGAGGACGGTCAGCAAATCGCCGTAGTTGAAGTTTAGGCTCGCCCCGGATATGAGGTAAAGGCCTGTCAGCGCCACGATCAGGGAAAGAACGTCCCTCCCCTTAAACCTGTCTCCAAGCAGGAAGTAGGCTATAAACGGCGTGAAGACGACGTAGAGCGACGTTATGAATGCCGAGTTCGATGCCGTCGTGTACTTCAGGCCGACTATCTGGAAGCCGTGGCCGAAGAAGAGGGTTAGACCGAGGATGAAGCCTTCCTTCAGGGTCTCCTTCCTGAGAACCCGCGAGCGGAAGAGAAGGAGCATCAGGAGGAATGCTATGCCGAAGCGGTAAGCTAGGAACAGGATTGGGGGCAAATAGCCGAGACTTACCTTCATGGCTGGAAAAGTGAAGCCCCAGATTGCCGTGATGCCCAGGAGGATGAGCTCAGAGCGGTTCATCGCAGGTTTCTCATGTTCTACATTTATAAGCGCTTCTGTTTGTATAAACGCCAATCTGAGCGTTTTCACAAGAGTTATATATTTTGGGTTCCACTCTTGATATTAGGTGTTCCAGATGAATGACGCTGTGTCCGATGAGAGGATGTGGATACTGATAACTCCCGACAAGTGCAGCGGATGCAGGCTCTGCGAAGTGGCCTGCTCACTTGAACACGAGGGTGTAATATGGCCAGAGGCATCGCGCATAAGGATTTTTGAGGAATTCCCAGGCGTTAACGTCCCACATACCTGCGTCCAGTGTCCTGACTATCCGTGCGTAAACTCATGCAACTTCGGAGCCCTGAGCGTTGATGAGAAAACCGGGGCCGTTCTCGTGGACGAGGATAAGTGCACCGAATGCGGCGCATGTGTCTTGGCATGTCCGGGCCGTGTTCCACGGATTCCTGCCGGCAAGGAAAGCGTTGTTATCTGCGATCTCTGTGGGGGCAGCCCTAAGTGCGTGGAAGTCTGCCACGAGGCCGGCCACGACGCCCTAAAGCTCGTCAGGGGCAACTACCGTTCAATATACAGGACGTTCGTGAAGGACCCGCTTGAAAAAACCGGCGATTTGGCGAGGAAGCTCTACGGGGAGGAACTGATGAGGTGATACCATGTACGGCTACGCTGGGAAGCTCCTAGACGTTGATTTGAGCAGGGAGAGCGTGAAGGTAGTTGAGCTCGACGAGGAGATGAGGAAGTTCTACGGAGGCAGGGGGCTGGGGGTTTACATCCTGTGGAAGGAGCTCGGTAAGGACTGGGAAAATATCGACCCCCTTGGCGAGGAAAACCTCCTGCTCATCCTCACGGGCCCGCTAACGGGCTACTACCCGGGCATGAAGACGGCCGTTGTTTCAAAATCGCCCGAGAGCAACGGCGTCGTGGGGAGCGTCCTGAGCAGCGAGGTTGGGCTGGAGCTGAAAGCGGCCGGCTACGATGGGATAATCATCAGGGGAAGGGCAAAGAGCCCGGTATATCTCTTCGTGAATGATGATACCGTTGAAATCCGTGATGCTTCCAAGTACTGGGGTATGGGTGGAGTGGAGCTTCATAAAACTCTCCTCAAGGAGGTGCATGAGGAGATAAGGAAGAAGGAGAAGCTCAAGGGAATCCCAAAGGAGCCCGCCATGATGTACATTGGGAAGGGTGGAGAGAACAAAGTCCGCTTCGCCGCGATAATGACGAAGCTTATGCACGCCGCTGGCTACGGCGGCTTCGGGGCGGTGATGGGCAGCAAGAACCTGAAGGCAGTAGTTGTTAAGGGGAGCAAGGCCCTTCCAGAGGTTTATGACAAGAATAAAGTCAAGGCCATGCTGAGGGAATTCTGGAGTGAGCTGTTTCAGATGACCACATTCAGGGAGTGGGGCACCGGGTCTGGCGGCTACAGCGTAGGAAAGGACCGCTCGAGCCAGCCCATAAGGAACTGGCAGGAGGAGTACCATGACGACGAGAGGATAAGCGTGGTGAACTTCGAACTCAAGGCCTGGGTGAAGAAGTACTGGGCCGACTATGGCTGTCCCGTTAACTGCATGAAGATTTCCTACCTCCGCTACGGGCCGTATAAGGGAGCCATCACAGACGCCCCGGACTACGAGCTGATGGCCTACATGGGGACCAACCTCGGCATCTTCGAGCCCGAAAAGATAGTCTACCTCTCATACCTCGTGGACGAGCTGGGCTTAGATGGCATAAACGCTGGCAACGTCCTCGGCTTTGCTGCCGAGCTCTACCAGAGGGGCATCCTCACGGAGGAGGACATCGGCTTCAGGCTTGAGTGGGGCGACGAGAAGGCCTTTGCAAAGCTCTTAGAGCTCATAGTCGAGAGGAAGGGTATCGGTGAAATCCTCGCGGAGGGAACCTACAGGGCGGCCATTAAAATAGGTGAGATGAAGAACGCCGATGCCCTCAGGTATGCGGTTCACGTCAAGGGGATAGGCGTCGGTGCCCACGGAGTTAGGAGCGATCTCGACTACACAAAGGATATAAGCTACGCAGTCTCCGTTCAGGGAGGCGACCACACCGCGACGGCTGGCCTTCCGGCGAGGAGCTATGAGGGTGAGCTCGTGAATGCCTTCTACGACTCTGCAGTGGTCTGTATGTTCGTAACTCGGCCAGGCTTCGAGAGAATCCTCGAGTTCGGGAACGCGGTTACCGGCTTTGAGCTCACTCCCGAAAAGTGGTTCAACGAGACCGGCCTGAGGATAATCCACCTCCAGAGGATTCTGCTCCTTCTTGGCGGCCCCGACACCTACTGGGACCCGAGGAGGGACGACGACAATCCACAGCGCTTCTACGAGCCATTGCCGAGCGGTCCTGTTAAAGGCAAGGCCCCAAGCAGGGAGGAGGTACGCTCCAAAGTCATGCAGTATTACGAGGAAGTCGGCTACGACGAGAACGGCATTCCAAAGGAGGAAGTCCTCGAGGAGCTCGGCCTCGGCGAGGCGAAGCGCGAGGTTAAGCGCATAAAGGAGCGCCTTGGCCTCTAACCTTTATTTTGGGGGTGGTTCCTATGAAGATTAGGCTGGTCATCTATGGAGAGCTGGCACTTCGCTTCTCACCGAAGATGGAGCTTGAGGTCGAGGAAGGAACAACCGTGGGTGAGGTACTCAGAAGACTTGGGATAAGCGCCGCCGAGCACCACATCCTCGTGAACGAGAGAAAAGTTGATGAAAGCCGCACACTGAAGGATGGCGATGTCGTTAAGCTTCTTCCTGTGATCTATGGAGGCTGATCATTCCCCCGGCCCGTTTACGCACCCCATGTTCATCGCCAGAAGCATCTCGACGAAGCCAGACTCAAGATTCTCAACTATCCTGCCCCTCAGGCTCTTGAACTCCTCTAAAGTCAGCGGTCTCTTATTCTTCAGCCACTTTATCTTTCCGTCGTTCCTGTCGAGGACGACTATCTCTCCATCAGCAATGAGCGGGACGTAGTTGATCTTAATTCCATACATCTCCTCGGCGAAGGCCATCTTGGCCCTGAGGAGCTCGAGGTAGTTGGCCAAATCCTCTCCCAAAAGCCTCCTGAACTCCCTCTCCATTCTCCCACCGAAATTATTTCGGGGGTCAGACTTATTAGCCTATCGGTCAAATTTGTGTAAGAATGAACTCCCGAAAGGGCAATAAACTTGAAGGTTATATCACTCTCGGTGAGACCATGCCCATGAAGTTTGGCCATCACTTCCACGCCTACCAGCCGGGTGATATAGTTTATGTCAAGGACGGTGATGGGAGTAAGCCAATAGAGTACGAAGAGCGCAAGAGTCCGGTCGCCATAAAAATCCGCGGGGAAGAAGTTAAGGGCGAAAACTGGACGAGGGCAATGCTCTATTCCTACGAACACATAGCCGATACACTCTGGCGGATGAAGGGAATAAGCATAGATATTGAGCCGTTCACCTTTCTAATGCTCCTCCGCTACCACAGGAAGGCCTTCGAGGAGACGGTTTCCCTCTTGGAGAAGTTTGACGCTGTTCCGACCACACCCTTCCATCCAATTGTCCCGCACCTCGACGAGTTCGAACAGAGGATTTTGGCGAGGGTCTCCTTTGACTTCTATGCACCCCTCATTGAGAAGAGAACGATCATCGGCTACTGGCTTCCCGAGGCGGTCATAACAAGGAGGAGCACCGAGATAGTCGAGTCCTCAACCGACAGGAGGCTTGTCTTCCTTCTCGACGAGAGGCAGCTCCTCTACGACTTCCCCCATGCGAAATACTCCTGCAACCGCTATTCTAACTCATTCGTCTTCGGTCGCGAGTGGGAGCTGAGCGATGCCTTCGCATTCAACACCCTCGACGTTCCCGGACTCATCAGTAAAACCCTCGAAAGGAGAGACGGCTACAAGGAGAACGCCGGAGTTCCCTATCTGGTTTTCACGGCAAGCGACTTGGAGAGCCTGCTCGGCAACCCAGAGCAGCTCGGCCGCTTCACGGCCTGGATGAAGGGCCTTGAGGAGAATGGAATAGAGAGGGTCTCGGCTCAGGAGTTCGTCATGAAAAAGCTCTCCGGCGAGTTCAAGCGCCTCGAGGGGGAATGCGAGTTCGAGATGGGAGTTAAGGACTACTCGGCTTGGAGCGACTACTTCGATTTAAGCCCCGATGGAAAGACGAGCGACTCTAGGTGGCTCGGCTATCTGAGGGGAGATGGGAAGGTCTTCGCGAGGAAAGTCAATGGGAGGAAGATAAGCCAGCTCTGGAAGGTCGCCTTCACTAAGCTCTTCGAGGAGCTAAACAGGGCCGTTAGATGGGGAGTGCTTGAGGGGTTGAGGGAGCTTGGAGTAAAAAACCCTGAGGAGTTCCTCGTGAGATATGCGAGGATTTTCTTCAAGGATTACTATGACTACTTCGGCATTGAAACTTCAATAAGCTACGTCCTCGAGCCCGCTAACGGCGAGAAGCAGGCTCTGAAGCTCGGAAGGATTTACTATCTTATGCTCCTGGCGAACCACTCATGTCCACGCTTCTGGGAGAACCTCGACACGCGCGTGGCCTTCGGCAACGTCTCCGTTATTGCCAAGGCCCTCATCGAGCTGATGAACTATTTTGAGGACGAGAGGGGGAGCGTTTTCGTTGAAGCATACCTCAAGCTCCTGAACTTCGGTAAACTCTATCACCTTTGGAACCTCGGCTCATTACCGGCTCTCGAAGGCTGGGAAACGAGCGAGAAAGCGTGGAATAGCGCGCTGAAGCCAGAGGTACCCAGCAGCGGCTACAACGTGGTGACGAGAGCCGCCCTCTACGTCGGGAAGAGGGACATGAAGGGCGAGCTCAGGAGGATAATAGACCCCTACAACCTCGAGTGGGCCGTTGCCGACACTGGCCACATTCCGGGCGAGAGGCACGGCCACTGGGAGAACCAGGGGTGGTGCGAACATAGAGACTGAATATTCGGACTTCAAATATTGTGGAGAACGAGAAGAGGTTGGCAAAAGAAAACTGCTCCCTTCACAAGGTGATGCTGAGTGAAGGAGTCCAAATCCTCTGGCGGGAACTCTCTCATACTGGAGCTGATATTTGGAACTCTGGATGGGAAGGAGTATTTGAAGTTGAAACGAATACTGGAAGAAATTGAAAAGCTGTTCAATGAACGGGAACTTCCGCCCTAGCCCTTTAAATCCCATTTTTTCCTGCTCAGGAAGAGGTATGCTTCCCTCTCGAGCTCCCCTGGAACATAATCCACCAGAATACCAGCGGAGTGGATGAACTCTCTTACCTGCTTGCCCAGGGCAACTTGATTTTTCCCCAGAAGTTCCACGATGACGTCAACCACGTTCTCCTTGACTCTCTTCTCGGCGTAGAGCCTCTTTCCGATCAGCCAGACCTTTTCGTTCTTCCGATAGAAGTCGCGGCCACTCTCGGTGAAGAACTCGGGGCCGGGCTTTATCATTACCCTCTCGCGCTCGGCCCTGTCCAGCTCAAGCATTATGAATGCCTTATCCCCTACATAGCCGTAGTCCCAGCCGAGAACCCTAAAGTTCTCCCGAGTTAGGGCCTTCTCAAATCCTTTAGCGCTCCTCTCCAGCTGGGGAAGGAGGATGTCATCAACGAGTTCGGGTTTGGGGAACAGGAGCGTCACCAAATGAGTGCCCTTCCTCCGAAGTTCGCCGAGGTAATCCCCGCTCGGTTTCTCCCTTGGGAAGAAGAACTCCACACTTGGTTCATCAAGGAAGGTCTGGGCTTTGAAGTAGAAGATTCCGTAGCGCTCCCAGCCAAGATTTGCAGCAACGTTCCTCCTGGGATCAACGGGGTCTATGACCACGAGCGGTTTGTCCTCCTCTCCCTCCTTCCTCACAGTTTTCATAGCCATCTCCCGCTCGCGCTTGAGCCAATTTCCTGGGTCGATTATCTTCTGCCTCAGTATGAAGTCGGCCTTCTCCAGAACGTCCAGGAAAGAGCCGTACTTGATGACCAGAATCTCGGCGAGGTAGCCCGAGAAGCCCCTCACGTAAATCTCGCTGCCGTAGGCTTTTATGCCCTTAAGGAAACGTTTTAAGAGCCTAACATCGTCGTTCCTTCCGCTGAGGTTCTCTATAACCCACTCCGTGTGGAGTATTGACCTGTCCACGGCCGTTCTGACGTCCTTCCAGCTCTTCACGTTGTAGCACGGCACGAGATCAATCTTGACGCCCCTATAGACCGCCCTTACGTATGGATGCTCGGCGTAGGCGACCTCATATCCACCGAGCCTCGTCCCTATCTCTTTCCCGAGCTCCAGCCCCCTGGAGCGGAGCTCCTCGAGGGGGGTATCGGGGGGAAAAGCTAGGAAGAGGTCAACGTCGTGGTCACCAGCGAGATAGGTGTCCTTGGCGAGCGAGCCGACGAAGTGTGGCCTAACGTCGAGGCCGAGCTTTTCAATGGCTTCGAGGGCGATGGCCTTGATCTCGTCCATCAAGCTCTCTACAAAGGCCCTCTCTTCCTCGCTCGGCTTGATTCTGGCTAGGACTTCTGAGATCACATCTTCAACCTGCATGGGCTCTTCTCAGCGCCGATGCTTAAAGGGATTTCGCATTTGGAATCTTCCAGATTTGATGACGTGGAATCGAGGGGTTTATACATTGGTTGATTCCGTGACATTACGGGAAGATTATGGAGGTTCTCGATACGTACTTTTCTGCAGCCACAAGGAAGTCGACTTCGTAACGCCCCCATTTGGCATTGAGGTTAAATGGCAGGGAAAGGTTAAACCGAGCGGCTTTTCCTCGCGTTGCCATCAAAAACAAGCTCCTGCGCTCAAAAAAAAGGATTTGGATTTCGTGGGAAGAGGAACCTTGTGATAATCCTGGTCCTATTCCTCCAGCTTTAATCCCCCACCAGCTCAAACCTCGCAACGGTCTCATAAATCGGGCCTTTCGGTGTCAGCGTGCTCTTCTTGAGCTCTATGGCCTCGACCTCAAACTCTCCGAAGTCCTCATTGGCGAGGTCTTTGAGCGCCATCGCCAGCTCCAGCTTGTCCCTCACGAACTTCACCCTTCCGATTGTGATATGGGCGACGAAGTCCTTATCCTTCTTGAAGCCCAGCCTCCTCATGGCCTTCTCTACGTCCTGGGCTATCGCCTTTATGCCCTCGTCGTTCTCTATTCCCGCCCAGATGACGCGGACGTAGTTCGGGTTGGGGAAGAGGCCGATGCCCTTTACCCTAACGCGGTGCTTCTTGTGCTTCTTCGCTATTTCTGCCAAAGCCCTCTTCACTTCTTCGGCGGTTGCCTCGTCAATCTCACCGAGGAACTTGAGCGTGACGTGGAAGTTCTCCCTCTCGACGAACTTTATCTTTGCCGCTTTATTTCCAATCCTTTCCTGAGCCTTCAGGAGGTTGTCCCTGACCTCGTCGCTAACTTCGATGGCTATGAACGCCCTCATATCACCACCCAAGAAAAATTGGGGGGAGGGGTTAAAGGGGTTTCGAGTCGTTCTTTCCTAATGCTTTCCGAGGAATCTTTCAACGAGGATCACTACAACCAGCTCGATAATGAGGCCCAAGAGTATAAAGTACTCTTTCTTGATGCTGATGAGGAATGCCAAAGCAAGCCACAGGAGAGTGAAGGCTCCGATCGTTATCAGTACACCCTTCGGAATGCTCCCATCGAGGTATCTCCCAAGCACGATCATGAAAATTAGTCCACCAATTTGAATCCACATCCATTGGCGGTTGATCTGTCGTGGGAAGTCCATGAATGCCAGTGCAAAAAGGAAGAGGAAGTAAATGAATGGAAGCACGAAAGTCCAGCGCTTCATGCTTTTCACCTCAAGGATTCGGTAGATGGTAGTCATTTTTAAGTGTGTAGCTGGCTATTCTTAGGTATTTTAGAACGGGTTCGTATACATATCCTGGGGGTATCCAGCGCCAGTGATATTCCCATTTCCAAGCGAACCATATCCACAAGCAACCATATTCATCTAAAAGGTAGTGCCCAAATGCTATTCCCCCTGCCAAGCCTACTATGGCTCCAACAATAGCCC contains these protein-coding regions:
- the ileS gene encoding isoleucine--tRNA ligase codes for the protein MIKEPEFREYSPAQLEEKIERFWKENEVYEKVKASRANGPKYYFLDGPPYVSGAIHLGTAWNKIIKDMVIRFRTMQGYNVRRQPGFDMHGLPIEVKVEQALGLKTKKDIETEIGVDEFIRKCKEFALNNLRVMTEQFKMLGIWMDWDNPYMTIKNEYIESGWFTLKRAWEKGLLEKDKRVLHWCPRCETALAEHEVRGEYKIRKDPSIYVKFPIEGKEKEFLLIWTTTPWTLPANLAVTVHPEYDYVKVRVETENGEEYWIVAKALAERVLNEVGVKGEVVEEFKGEDLEGLRYMHILMEEYPTQKEFNERYEWAHRVILGEHVTLEDGTGLVHTAPGHGEEDFEVGRKYGLPAYSPVDDQGRYVEGKWKGVYVKDANPEIIEHLKEKGYLVKAGTIEHKYPHCWRCKTPLIFRATDQWFLKVSKVKDQIIKENDEKVTWYPDWVKVRYDNGVMNSGDWVISRQRYWGIPLPIWQSEDGEIHVVGSFEELVKLSVAIEVNGERIELPESYEEKLKVIEEKLGPEDLHRPYVDAFIIKVNGKEMRRVKDVVDVWFDSGIASWASLDYPRNEELFKELWPADFIVEGEDQVTKWFYSQQAASVIAFDTVPYRKVAMHGYVLDEKGDKMSKSLGNIIRPEEVVQKEGRDPFRFYMLWATNPWENLKFSWKGLAQVKRMLNILWNVYVLSATYMSLDNFDPTRVNPEELPFREEDRWILSRVNSLIGAVENGIESFYLSRATRAIYHFVVEDLSRWYIRLIRKRMWVEGDDPDKLAAYYTVWKVFNVLLRLMAPFTPYIAEEIYQNLLKPFLGVESVHMLDWPKADENAIDEELEKEMEAVRKIVEAGSSARQKAKIKLRYPVRRIIIETEDETVAKAVDRLNRILRDQLNAKEVVVEKVERELIIKPNFAKVGPEFKGDARLVSQWIAEHGRELYEAGEMDVEIEGKTFHLTREHLSIEEKLPDFFVSEDFDGGRVFVDKTLTRELLAEGLAREFVRRIQEMRKRLDLDVNDRIIVTIETTDENRELLQENLDYIMKETRAVEVKFEEARGFVVEWPEVQAKIGIERV
- a CDS encoding DMT family transporter, whose product is MNRSELILLGITAIWGFTFPAMKVSLGYLPPILFLAYRFGIAFLLMLLLFRSRVLRKETLKEGFILGLTLFFGHGFQIVGLKYTTASNSAFITSLYVVFTPFIAYFLLGDRFKGRDVLSLIVALTGLYLISGASLNFNYGDLLTVLSALSFAFQIVLVQKFGERDYLSLAFWQIFWNFVFSSAFALTFEPLMVPKDPIPWLGVLYTSVFATVIAFTLQVKHQRHTKAHRAALIYSAEPIFGHISAFLTIREVLSLKGYLGAALIMAGIWNEVRKES
- a CDS encoding 4Fe-4S dicluster domain-containing protein, yielding MNDAVSDERMWILITPDKCSGCRLCEVACSLEHEGVIWPEASRIRIFEEFPGVNVPHTCVQCPDYPCVNSCNFGALSVDEKTGAVLVDEDKCTECGACVLACPGRVPRIPAGKESVVICDLCGGSPKCVEVCHEAGHDALKLVRGNYRSIYRTFVKDPLEKTGDLARKLYGEELMR
- a CDS encoding aldehyde ferredoxin oxidoreductase family protein, with translation MYGYAGKLLDVDLSRESVKVVELDEEMRKFYGGRGLGVYILWKELGKDWENIDPLGEENLLLILTGPLTGYYPGMKTAVVSKSPESNGVVGSVLSSEVGLELKAAGYDGIIIRGRAKSPVYLFVNDDTVEIRDASKYWGMGGVELHKTLLKEVHEEIRKKEKLKGIPKEPAMMYIGKGGENKVRFAAIMTKLMHAAGYGGFGAVMGSKNLKAVVVKGSKALPEVYDKNKVKAMLREFWSELFQMTTFREWGTGSGGYSVGKDRSSQPIRNWQEEYHDDERISVVNFELKAWVKKYWADYGCPVNCMKISYLRYGPYKGAITDAPDYELMAYMGTNLGIFEPEKIVYLSYLVDELGLDGINAGNVLGFAAELYQRGILTEEDIGFRLEWGDEKAFAKLLELIVERKGIGEILAEGTYRAAIKIGEMKNADALRYAVHVKGIGVGAHGVRSDLDYTKDISYAVSVQGGDHTATAGLPARSYEGELVNAFYDSAVVCMFVTRPGFERILEFGNAVTGFELTPEKWFNETGLRIIHLQRILLLLGGPDTYWDPRRDDDNPQRFYEPLPSGPVKGKAPSREEVRSKVMQYYEEVGYDENGIPKEEVLEELGLGEAKREVKRIKERLGL
- a CDS encoding MoaD/ThiS family protein, whose product is MKIRLVIYGELALRFSPKMELEVEEGTTVGEVLRRLGISAAEHHILVNERKVDESRTLKDGDVVKLLPVIYGG
- a CDS encoding glycoside hydrolase, whose amino-acid sequence is MPMKFGHHFHAYQPGDIVYVKDGDGSKPIEYEERKSPVAIKIRGEEVKGENWTRAMLYSYEHIADTLWRMKGISIDIEPFTFLMLLRYHRKAFEETVSLLEKFDAVPTTPFHPIVPHLDEFEQRILARVSFDFYAPLIEKRTIIGYWLPEAVITRRSTEIVESSTDRRLVFLLDERQLLYDFPHAKYSCNRYSNSFVFGREWELSDAFAFNTLDVPGLISKTLERRDGYKENAGVPYLVFTASDLESLLGNPEQLGRFTAWMKGLEENGIERVSAQEFVMKKLSGEFKRLEGECEFEMGVKDYSAWSDYFDLSPDGKTSDSRWLGYLRGDGKVFARKVNGRKISQLWKVAFTKLFEELNRAVRWGVLEGLRELGVKNPEEFLVRYARIFFKDYYDYFGIETSISYVLEPANGEKQALKLGRIYYLMLLANHSCPRFWENLDTRVAFGNVSVIAKALIELMNYFEDERGSVFVEAYLKLLNFGKLYHLWNLGSLPALEGWETSEKAWNSALKPEVPSSGYNVVTRAALYVGKRDMKGELRRIIDPYNLEWAVADTGHIPGERHGHWENQGWCEHRD
- the cca gene encoding CCA tRNA nucleotidyltransferase, with protein sequence MQVEDVISEVLARIKPSEEERAFVESLMDEIKAIALEAIEKLGLDVRPHFVGSLAKDTYLAGDHDVDLFLAFPPDTPLEELRSRGLELGKEIGTRLGGYEVAYAEHPYVRAVYRGVKIDLVPCYNVKSWKDVRTAVDRSILHTEWVIENLSGRNDDVRLLKRFLKGIKAYGSEIYVRGFSGYLAEILVIKYGSFLDVLEKADFILRQKIIDPGNWLKREREMAMKTVRKEGEEDKPLVVIDPVDPRRNVAANLGWERYGIFYFKAQTFLDEPSVEFFFPREKPSGDYLGELRRKGTHLVTLLFPKPELVDDILLPQLERSAKGFEKALTRENFRVLGWDYGYVGDKAFIMLELDRAERERVMIKPGPEFFTESGRDFYRKNEKVWLIGKRLYAEKRVKENVVDVIVELLGKNQVALGKQVREFIHSAGILVDYVPGELEREAYLFLSRKKWDLKG
- the thpR gene encoding RNA 2',3'-cyclic phosphodiesterase, with the translated sequence MRAFIAIEVSDEVRDNLLKAQERIGNKAAKIKFVERENFHVTLKFLGEIDEATAEEVKRALAEIAKKHKKHRVRVKGIGLFPNPNYVRVIWAGIENDEGIKAIAQDVEKAMRRLGFKKDKDFVAHITIGRVKFVRDKLELAMALKDLANEDFGEFEVEAIELKKSTLTPKGPIYETVARFELVGD